Part of the Sulfuriflexus mobilis genome is shown below.
GCTACCGTAGACCTCATCGGTAGAGATGTGGTGAAAACGAAACAGAGGTTTGTCCTTTTCATCCAGTGACATCCAATGCTGGCGCGCCGCCTCCAGCATCGTGTAGGTGCCGGTGATATTGGTATAGATGAAGTCGGCCGGGCCACTGATGGAGCGGTCTACGTGTGACTCCGCCGCCAGGTGCATGACGGCATCAGGGCGGTATTCATTAAATATGCGCTCGATCGCCTTGGCATCGCAGATGTCTACCTGCTCAAAATGATATCGTTCACTTTCGGAAACGTCTAAAAGAGACTCCAGGTTCCCTGCGTAGGTGAGCTTATCGACATTGATGACGTCGTGGCTGGTCTCTTGAATGAGGTATCTGATGACCGCTGAACCAATGAAACCCGCCCCGCCGGTAATGAAGAAACGCTTAGCTGCCAAATGGCTATCATTCATTGTTATCTGCTCATCCATAATATTTATAGCGAATACCTATAGCCTTACACTGAGGCTACGCGCCAAAACTTGGCCGCAAGATACAGGATTTTGTCTACCTATTCAAGAAGATAACCGAGTTTCCGGCTAGTTTCTGATATGGCGTAAATAATGGTTTATCAGGCCATTGCTGGAGGCGTCATGGTTATTTACCTCCTCTCCCTGTCTCAATTGAGTAAAGACCTTCGCGGTCAGTTGCTTACCCAGCTCTACACCCCACTGATCGAAGGAATTGATGTTCCAGATCACCCCCTGGGTAAAGATCTTGTGCTCATACATGGCCATCAGCGCACCAAGGGTTTTCGGGGTCAGGGACTCGAATAATATCGTATTGGTCGGCTTATTGCCGGTAAAGACCTTGTACGCTAACAGGCGCTCTATCTCTTCAGCCGCCAGCCCCTCTTGCTCCATTTCGGTGCGTGCTTCGGCCTCGGTTTTGCCACACATCAAGGCCTCTGTCTGCGCAAAGAAGTTCGCCAACAGGATATCCTGATGTACACCCAGTGGATTGAGGCTCTTGTACGGGACGATAAAATCCGCCGGCACCAGATGGCTCCCCTGGTGCAAGAGTTGATAAAAGGCATGTTGGCCCGTGATACCCAACTCCCCCCACAGGATAGGGCCGGTCGCATAATCGACGGGCTTGCCGTCGCGGTCGATGCTTTTGCCATTACTCTCCATATCGACCTGCTGCAGATAGGCGGGAAAACGCTGCAGGTGTTGATCATAGGGCAGCACCGCATAGGTCTCAGCATCAAAAAAATTGTTATACCAGATACCCATGAGCGCCAGGGTTACGGGTAAATTTTTATCCCAGGGGGCGGTACGAAAGTGCTCATCCATTTCGTGCGCCCCTTCGAGCAGGGCCTTGAAGTTTTCCATACCGATATAAATGGCCACCGATAAACCGATAGCAGACCAGAGGGAATACCGTCCCCCTACCCAATCCCACATCCGAAAGATATTTTCTTCGACAATACCAAACGCATTGGCCGCAACAATATTATCTGTTACCGCGATAAAATGGCGACTAATCATTAAGGCGTCACCGGCTGGGTCGGTCACCCACTTGCGCGCCACCTCGGCATTGGCCAACGTATCCTGCGTTGTAAAACTTTTTGATGAGATAATAAACAACGTCGTTTCTGGCTTCAGTCCGCGCAAGGTGTCACTAATATGACTGGAATCCACATTGGAGACAAAATGCACATGCAAACTATGACGACCATAAGGGCGCAGTGCCTCGGACACCATTTGCGGCCCCAGGTCTGAGCCGCCCACGCCGAGATTGACAACATCGGATATCGGCTGGCCGCTAAAGCCCTTCCACTCACCGGCACGCACATGTCCGACGAGTGTCTTCATACGCGCCATTGATTGTCTAATCTCTGGCATGACATCAACACCGTCAACATAAACCGATGCGTCCAGCGGTTTGCGCAAGGCCGTATGCAACACTGCACGCTGTTCGGTATGGTTAATCCGCTCACCCGCAAACATACGATCAATCCAGTTTTTCAGTTCGCGACTATCAGCCAGGTCATATAACAATGCCATGGTCTCTGCCGACACCTGGTTTTTTGAATAATCGAGGAGAATATCGCCGAACTGCAGAGAGAAACGCTCAAAACGTTTTTTATCCGAGGCAAACAGGTCACGCAGGGATTGTTGCGCCTGTATCTGCTGGTGTTCCTGCAGGGCACGCCATGCCGGTGAATCGGTTAAACGGCTCATATTTCTTTACCTGTTATCTAAAACACCTGGGCAGCATTGAACGCCATGATTGACTAACGCCCATAAACATCATCGAAGCGTACAATGTCGTCTTCTCCAAGGTAGCCCCCCGTTTGTACCTCAATAATTTCCAGTGGTACCTCTGCTGGATTTTCCAGCCGGTGTTTCATCCCCACCGGGATA
Proteins encoded:
- the pgi gene encoding glucose-6-phosphate isomerase; its protein translation is MSRLTDSPAWRALQEHQQIQAQQSLRDLFASDKKRFERFSLQFGDILLDYSKNQVSAETMALLYDLADSRELKNWIDRMFAGERINHTEQRAVLHTALRKPLDASVYVDGVDVMPEIRQSMARMKTLVGHVRAGEWKGFSGQPISDVVNLGVGGSDLGPQMVSEALRPYGRHSLHVHFVSNVDSSHISDTLRGLKPETTLFIISSKSFTTQDTLANAEVARKWVTDPAGDALMISRHFIAVTDNIVAANAFGIVEENIFRMWDWVGGRYSLWSAIGLSVAIYIGMENFKALLEGAHEMDEHFRTAPWDKNLPVTLALMGIWYNNFFDAETYAVLPYDQHLQRFPAYLQQVDMESNGKSIDRDGKPVDYATGPILWGELGITGQHAFYQLLHQGSHLVPADFIVPYKSLNPLGVHQDILLANFFAQTEALMCGKTEAEARTEMEQEGLAAEEIERLLAYKVFTGNKPTNTILFESLTPKTLGALMAMYEHKIFTQGVIWNINSFDQWGVELGKQLTAKVFTQLRQGEEVNNHDASSNGLINHYLRHIRN